In the genome of Nonlabens sp. MB-3u-79, one region contains:
- a CDS encoding MFS transporter has protein sequence MAKNDPYAALRFREFNIFLLMRFLLVFGWSMQFIVIEWQVYSLTKDPWSLAIIGLMEFAPAFAMALFAGHIVDQREKRNLLALCIGAFSLISLGLFLLTWPEVVGDWSTDTVLYSIYALVFFGGFLRSFFGPILFSLIALIVPKKVYPNAATWSSSAWQIASVVGLAFSGFAISWFGVHWSLCIVFSLVVLSFFSVFLISKKPILNTKINEPILKSLKEGLSFVYKTKAILGALTLDMVSVLFGGAVILLPIFAQDILCVGSEGFGVLRAAPSVGAILTMIATAYIPISKNAGVKLLVAIFGFGVCIIVFGLSSIFWVSVVALFFSGVTDGVSMVIRQTILQLKTPDHMRGRVASVNSMFVGSSNELGAFESGLTAKLMGTVTAVVFGGTMTLITVVTTAIVSPTFRKLDLRKDFEHNDKD, from the coding sequence TTGGCAAAAAACGATCCTTACGCCGCATTACGTTTTAGAGAATTTAATATTTTCTTATTGATGCGATTTTTATTGGTCTTTGGTTGGTCCATGCAGTTCATTGTGATTGAATGGCAAGTGTATTCACTTACCAAAGACCCTTGGTCCCTTGCTATCATCGGCCTCATGGAGTTTGCCCCTGCATTTGCCATGGCTTTATTTGCGGGTCATATTGTAGATCAAAGAGAAAAGCGCAATCTTCTAGCCTTATGCATCGGCGCTTTTTCATTGATTAGTTTGGGGTTGTTTTTATTGACTTGGCCAGAAGTCGTTGGCGATTGGTCAACTGATACTGTTTTGTATTCTATTTATGCTTTGGTCTTTTTCGGCGGGTTTTTGAGATCCTTTTTCGGGCCTATATTATTTTCACTGATTGCGCTTATCGTCCCGAAGAAGGTATATCCTAATGCAGCAACTTGGAGCAGTTCGGCCTGGCAAATTGCCTCTGTTGTTGGCTTGGCTTTTTCTGGTTTTGCGATCAGCTGGTTTGGTGTGCATTGGTCTTTGTGTATTGTTTTTAGTTTGGTCGTGCTTTCCTTTTTTAGCGTTTTTCTAATTTCTAAAAAGCCCATTTTAAACACTAAAATTAATGAACCCATTCTCAAAAGTTTAAAAGAAGGGCTGAGTTTCGTTTACAAAACCAAAGCCATTTTAGGAGCCTTAACTCTAGATATGGTTTCCGTTCTTTTTGGAGGTGCGGTTATTTTACTACCCATTTTTGCTCAGGATATTTTATGTGTAGGTAGTGAAGGTTTTGGAGTACTGCGTGCGGCCCCTTCGGTAGGCGCGATACTCACCATGATTGCAACTGCTTATATTCCTATTAGCAAGAATGCAGGGGTTAAATTACTAGTGGCTATTTTTGGTTTTGGCGTCTGTATTATTGTGTTTGGCTTGTCCTCTATCTTTTGGGTATCTGTAGTTGCCTTGTTTTTTAGCGGTGTTACTGATGGTGTTTCTATGGTCATACGCCAGACGATTCTTCAACTTAAAACACCAGATCACATGCGGGGCCGCGTGGCTTCTGTAAACTCCATGTTTGTAGGTTCTTCCAACGAGTTAGGCGCTTTTGAAAGTGGTCTCACTGCCAAATTAATGGGTACTGTTACCGCAGTGGTCTTCGGTGGCACCATGACTTTAATCACCGTTGTTACCACAGCAATTGTATCTCCAACCTTTAGAAAGCTGGATTTGAGAAAGGATTTTGAGCATAATGATAAGGACTAA
- the polA gene encoding DNA polymerase I, which translates to MTNNGTDDKRLFLLDAYALIFRGYYALIKNPRINSAGMDTSAIMGFTNSLFDVIRREKPEYLAVAFDKGGSHERVELYQDYKANRDATPEAIKIAVPYIQRILKAMHIPIVVEEGIEADDLIGTLAKQAEKEGFTTYMVTPDKDYAQLVSENIFMYKPARMGNGIEIWGIPEVQKRFEVERPEQVIDYLGMMGDASDNIPGLPGVGDKTAKKFIAAYGSMEGLLANVEDLKGKMKEKVRDNAALGILSKKLATIRLDCPVTFNAKNYELDDPDVEAVHEIFDELEFRRAKETMAKIFSKEVAPESSSSSNSSSSSSAGAGQFSLFDAAGSGTAAETETTGRKTLASSDHLYQLVEEGMGTKLFLQSLMQQSSVCFDTETTGLDPLAAELVGIAFSWEKGTGFYLPIPEDQEAAQNMVDQLKPFFESEQIEKIGQNLKYDIKVLDKYGVRAKGPMFDTMLAHYLINPDMRHNMDVLAETYLNYTPQSIVELIGKKGKNQLSMRDVELEKQKEYAVEDADITFQLKENFTPELASAGTDSLFKDIEMPLLHVLAAMEIEGINLDETFLRSLSGALETDITQLEAAIYEAAGEEFNIGSPKQLGIILFEKLQLVDKPKKTKTGQYSTAEDVLSYLSKDHAIIQNVLDYRGLAKLKSTYVDALPSQVNPKTKRIHTNYMQAVAATGRLSSTDPNLQNIPIRTERGRQVRKAFVPRNENYTLLAADYSQIELRIIAALSEEENMMAAFQNGEDIHASTAAKVFNVALEDVTREQRSNAKTVNFGIIYGVSAFGLSNQTDLSRSEAKELIDTYYASYPKLRAYMDDQVNFARENGYVETVLGRRRYLKDINSSNAVVRGAAERNAVNAPIQGSAADIIKLAMINIYKKFEEMNCKSKMLLQVHDELVFDIHNDELEDMKKLIQEEMQNAYKMSVPLDVEVGTGQNWLEAH; encoded by the coding sequence ATGACAAATAACGGTACAGACGATAAAAGATTATTTCTCCTAGATGCTTATGCCTTGATTTTTAGAGGTTATTACGCACTTATTAAAAACCCACGAATCAATAGTGCAGGTATGGATACCAGTGCCATTATGGGTTTTACCAACTCGTTATTTGACGTGATAAGAAGAGAAAAACCAGAATATCTAGCCGTTGCTTTTGACAAAGGAGGCAGTCATGAACGTGTAGAGCTTTATCAAGACTATAAAGCAAATCGAGACGCGACTCCAGAGGCGATAAAAATAGCAGTTCCTTATATTCAGCGTATTTTAAAAGCCATGCATATTCCTATTGTGGTAGAAGAAGGAATTGAGGCCGATGACTTGATAGGAACACTTGCCAAACAAGCCGAAAAAGAAGGTTTTACCACTTATATGGTCACCCCAGATAAGGATTATGCACAGCTGGTGTCTGAAAATATTTTTATGTACAAACCTGCCCGAATGGGAAATGGAATCGAAATATGGGGCATTCCTGAGGTGCAAAAGCGATTTGAAGTAGAGCGACCAGAGCAAGTGATCGATTACCTCGGGATGATGGGTGATGCGAGTGATAATATCCCTGGACTACCTGGCGTAGGAGATAAAACAGCTAAGAAATTCATAGCCGCTTATGGTTCTATGGAAGGTCTTCTTGCAAACGTTGAAGATCTTAAAGGAAAAATGAAAGAGAAGGTGCGCGATAATGCAGCCTTAGGGATTCTTTCTAAAAAATTAGCCACCATACGATTGGATTGCCCAGTGACATTTAATGCCAAGAACTACGAGCTAGACGATCCCGACGTAGAAGCCGTTCATGAGATTTTTGACGAATTGGAGTTTCGTCGTGCTAAGGAAACTATGGCAAAGATTTTTTCTAAAGAAGTCGCGCCAGAGAGTTCTTCAAGTTCGAATTCGAGTTCAAGTTCTTCTGCAGGAGCAGGTCAATTCTCCCTTTTTGATGCTGCCGGTTCAGGAACAGCCGCAGAAACTGAAACAACTGGTCGTAAAACACTTGCTTCTAGCGATCATTTATACCAGCTGGTAGAAGAAGGCATGGGAACTAAGTTGTTCTTACAATCCTTAATGCAACAATCTAGTGTTTGTTTTGACACAGAAACTACAGGCTTGGATCCACTAGCAGCAGAGCTAGTAGGAATTGCCTTTTCATGGGAAAAAGGAACCGGTTTTTACCTTCCTATTCCTGAAGATCAAGAGGCAGCACAAAACATGGTGGACCAGTTAAAACCATTTTTTGAAAGTGAGCAGATTGAAAAAATTGGCCAAAATTTAAAATATGACATTAAAGTATTGGACAAATATGGTGTTCGTGCTAAAGGACCTATGTTTGATACCATGCTGGCTCATTACTTGATCAATCCAGACATGCGCCATAATATGGACGTGCTCGCAGAAACCTATCTCAATTATACGCCACAATCTATTGTAGAGCTAATAGGAAAAAAAGGGAAGAACCAACTTTCCATGCGCGACGTGGAACTGGAAAAACAAAAAGAATACGCCGTTGAAGATGCTGATATCACCTTTCAATTAAAAGAGAACTTCACGCCAGAACTTGCTAGTGCAGGAACTGACAGTCTTTTTAAAGATATAGAAATGCCTTTACTACATGTACTGGCTGCAATGGAAATAGAAGGAATCAATCTGGACGAAACCTTTTTAAGATCGCTTTCTGGAGCTTTAGAAACAGACATTACCCAACTGGAAGCTGCTATTTATGAAGCTGCTGGAGAAGAGTTCAACATCGGCTCTCCTAAGCAATTGGGGATTATTCTTTTTGAAAAACTTCAATTGGTAGACAAGCCTAAAAAGACCAAAACCGGTCAGTATTCCACTGCCGAAGATGTGTTGAGCTACCTCTCTAAAGATCATGCGATCATTCAAAATGTATTGGACTACAGAGGCCTGGCAAAATTAAAATCCACTTATGTGGATGCGCTCCCAAGTCAGGTAAATCCTAAAACAAAGCGTATTCACACCAACTATATGCAAGCTGTTGCTGCGACAGGACGTTTGAGCTCCACCGACCCTAATTTACAGAACATTCCTATCCGAACAGAGCGAGGTAGACAGGTGCGTAAAGCATTTGTACCTAGGAATGAAAACTACACCCTACTCGCAGCCGACTATTCTCAGATAGAATTGAGAATTATTGCTGCATTGAGCGAAGAAGAAAATATGATGGCTGCCTTCCAAAATGGTGAAGATATTCACGCTTCTACCGCGGCAAAAGTTTTTAATGTAGCCTTAGAAGATGTCACCAGAGAACAACGTAGCAATGCCAAAACAGTCAACTTTGGGATTATCTATGGAGTGAGTGCTTTTGGACTGAGCAATCAAACCGATTTATCTCGTAGTGAAGCTAAAGAACTGATCGACACCTACTATGCCAGCTACCCTAAACTACGTGCGTACATGGATGATCAAGTTAATTTTGCTCGTGAAAACGGCTACGTAGAGACCGTATTGGGAAGACGTCGTTATTTAAAAGACATCAATAGTTCTAACGCAGTGGTGCGAGGCGCAGCCGAGCGCAATGCAGTAAACGCACCTATACAAGGAAGCGCAGCCGATATAATTAAACTTGCGATGATCAATATCTATAAAAAGTTTGAAGAGATGAATTGCAAATCAAAAATGTTGCTGCAGGTGCATGATGAATTGGTTTTTGACATTCATAATGACGAGCTGGAAGACATGAAAAAACTCATCCAAGAGGAGATGCAAAACGCTTATAAAATGTCGGTGCCGCTAGATGTGGAAGTAGGTACAGGACAAAATTGGTTAGAAGCGCATTGA
- a CDS encoding family 16 glycosylhydrolase gives MFPLRFLLLFFCGVQFAQAQQFPLDFENNQYSFTGFSGSSFSFRSDPVQAANNVGQFFNNGSQPNQGFFRDVATAVDLSTDQNVTLKFYAFDPNAHSIVLKLEIGNQPDVEVIQQTPGTANTWSDINFDFSNAIESGTGNVVSAMGQYSRVTVFIDYGVNTAGTYLIDEINNGAVAVTPNPIDVVYTDLVWSDEFNTPGTNNPIDATKWFHQTQLPAGGNWFNGEQQHYTNRLDNSYVENGFLNIVAKREAFTDQGVTKQFTSARLNSKYAFTYGRVDVRAKLPFGDGTWPAIWTLGKNINEDGGYWDSTYGTTNWPLCGEIDIMEHGLGALNHVSAALHTNCVGCSGNTRNFQSTTLQDVANDFHVYSMNWSPQQITFLIDDQPFYTYNPVIKDVNTYPFYEDQYFLLNIAMGGVAGAIDPNFVQSSMVIDFVRVYQNTLSIAEENTNQTDLQVYPNPAINVVNLESSKAIDQVDVFDLSGQLLLSVTEETNLLDISAIKTGIYILKVYTRGIIINRKLVVQ, from the coding sequence ATGTTTCCTTTACGTTTTTTGTTGCTGTTCTTTTGTGGTGTTCAATTTGCGCAGGCGCAACAATTTCCTCTAGACTTTGAAAACAATCAATATTCATTTACGGGTTTTTCTGGATCCTCTTTTTCATTTAGAAGTGACCCTGTTCAAGCCGCAAATAATGTAGGTCAGTTTTTTAATAACGGGAGTCAGCCTAATCAAGGTTTTTTTAGAGATGTAGCTACAGCTGTAGATTTAAGTACCGATCAAAATGTGACCTTAAAATTTTATGCCTTTGATCCCAATGCTCATAGTATTGTGCTAAAGCTAGAAATTGGGAATCAACCAGATGTAGAAGTAATTCAACAAACTCCAGGAACTGCAAACACCTGGTCAGACATTAATTTTGATTTCTCAAACGCTATCGAAAGCGGAACTGGAAATGTTGTCTCTGCGATGGGGCAGTACAGCCGAGTGACTGTTTTTATAGATTATGGAGTAAATACTGCCGGCACCTATTTAATAGACGAGATTAACAACGGTGCGGTAGCAGTAACTCCTAACCCTATAGATGTGGTGTATACAGATTTAGTATGGTCCGATGAGTTTAATACTCCGGGAACTAATAATCCTATTGATGCAACCAAATGGTTCCATCAAACACAACTGCCTGCTGGTGGAAATTGGTTCAACGGAGAACAACAGCATTATACGAATAGGTTAGATAATTCTTACGTAGAGAATGGCTTTTTAAATATTGTTGCAAAAAGGGAAGCCTTTACCGATCAAGGAGTGACCAAGCAATTCACTAGTGCTCGATTGAATTCTAAGTATGCCTTTACTTATGGGAGGGTAGATGTGAGAGCAAAGTTACCATTCGGTGATGGAACCTGGCCTGCGATATGGACCTTAGGAAAAAACATTAATGAAGATGGTGGTTACTGGGACAGTACCTATGGAACGACCAACTGGCCACTTTGTGGAGAGATAGATATTATGGAGCACGGGTTAGGAGCATTGAATCATGTATCTGCAGCATTACATACCAATTGTGTTGGATGTTCTGGGAATACTCGAAATTTTCAATCGACTACTCTACAAGATGTGGCTAATGATTTTCATGTCTACTCCATGAACTGGTCGCCACAACAAATCACATTTTTAATAGATGACCAGCCTTTTTACACCTATAACCCTGTAATAAAAGATGTCAATACCTATCCGTTTTATGAAGACCAGTATTTTTTATTAAATATCGCTATGGGTGGAGTAGCAGGAGCCATAGATCCTAATTTTGTACAGAGCAGCATGGTTATTGATTTCGTGCGGGTCTATCAAAATACGTTAAGTATCGCTGAGGAAAATACCAACCAGACAGATCTACAAGTGTATCCTAATCCAGCGATAAATGTGGTGAATTTAGAATCTTCAAAAGCGATAGATCAAGTTGATGTATTTGACTTATCAGGCCAACTTTTATTGTCAGTAACAGAGGAGACCAACTTATTAGACATCAGTGCTATTAAAACTGGAATCTATATACTTAAGGTTTATACCCGTGGTATCATCATCAATAGAAAGCTGGTGGTACAGTAA